The following coding sequences are from one Panicum hallii strain FIL2 chromosome 5, PHallii_v3.1, whole genome shotgun sequence window:
- the LOC112894311 gene encoding leucine-rich repeat extensin-like protein 3: MRGAVFLAVLVAAAALGAAAAAGEGRPAAVEVDPRWRFPSRRLRDAYVALQTWKRQAIFSDPRNLTADWVGPGVCNYTGVYCAPLPTAPRSHGGGELAVAGVDLNHGDIAGFLPPELGLLADLALLHLNSNRFCGVLPPTLRRLRILHELDLSNNRFVGPFPDVVLDLPALRFLDLRFNDFEGSVPARLFDRPLDAIFLNHNRLRFQLPDNIGNSPASVVVLAHNSFGGCLPASIANMSGTLNEILLINNGLSSCFPAELGLLRELTVLDVSFNELEGPLPPELALMRKLEQLDVAHNRLTGAIPPGICELPRLKNFTFTYNYFTGEPPACARVVPRDSDRSNCLPNRPAQRTSQQCAAFNARPPVKCAAFQCKPFVPPLPPPRLPSPPPPAPPPPSPPLPSPPPPSPSLPPASPPPPSPPPPSPPPPSTPPSPPPHSPPPPAPVHRPPPPPAAPHCPPCPILPPQPPCTPTHPWPPPPPSYPGPLPPTDPVRYASPPPPPHYPGPLPHADPVRYPSPPPPPHHQNPWPSVHPVQYGSPPPPPLH; the protein is encoded by the coding sequence ATGAGAGGAGCCGTGTTCCTGGCggtcctcgtcgccgccgcggccctcggcgcggcggcggcggcgggggaggggcggccggcggcggtggaggtggacCCGCGGTGGCGGTTCCCGAGCCGGCGGCTGCGGGACGCGTACGTCGCGCTGCAGACGTGGAAGCGGCAGGCCATCTTCTCCGACCCCCGGAACCTCACGGCCGACTGGGTGGGGCCCGGGGTCTGCAACTACACGGGCGTCTACTGCGCGCCGCTCCCCACGGCACCCCGCAgccacggcggcggggagctcGCCGTGGCCGGGGTCGACCTCAACCACGGCGACATCGCGGGGTTCCTCCCGCCGGAGCTCGGCCTGCTCGCCGACCTTGCGCTGCTCCACCTCAACTCCAACCGCTTCTGCGGCGTCCTCCCACCCACGCTGCGCCGCCTCCGCATCCTCCACGAGCTCGACCTCAGCAACAACCGCTTCGTCGGCCCGTTCCCTGACGTCGTCCTCGACCTCCCCGCGCTCCGCTTCCTCGACCTACGGTTCAACGACTTCGAGGGCTCCGTGCCGGCGCGCCTCTTCGACCGCCCGCTCGACGCCATCTTCCTCAACCACAACCGCCTCCGCTTCCAGCTCCCGGACAACATCGGCAACTCGCCGGCCtccgtcgtcgtcctcgcgcacAACAGCTTCGGTGGGTGCCTCCCGGCGAGCATCGCCAACATGTCCGGCACGCTCAACGAGATCCTGCTCATCAACAACGGGCTGAGCTCCTGCTTCCCGGCGGAGCTCGGGCTGCTGCGGGAGCTCACGGTGCTCGACGTCAGCTTCAACGAGCTCGAGGGCCCGCTGCCGCCGGAGCTGGCCCTGATGAGGAAGCTGGAGCAGCTGGACGTCGCGCACAACCGGCTCACCGGCGCGATACCGCCGGGGATTTGCGAGCTGCCGCGCCTCAAGAACTTCACCTTTACCTACAACTACTTCACCGGCGagccgccggcgtgcgcgcgcgtcgtgCCGCGGGACAGCGACCGGAGCAACTGCCTGCCCAACCGCCCGGCGCAGCGGACGTCGCAGCAGTGCGCCGCGTTCAACGCCCGCCCGCCCGTCAAATGCGCCGCGTTCCAGTGCAAGCCGTTCGTCCCGCCACTGCCCCCGCCGCGGCTTccatcaccgccgccgcccgcgccaccTCCACCATCACCTCCGCTGCCGTCACCGCCCCCGCCATCGCCGTCTCTTCCTCCAGcatcgccaccgccgccatctccaccaccaccatcaccgccgccgccgtctacACCGCCATCACCACCGCCGCATTCCCCGCCTCCTCCCGCGCCTGTTCACCGCCCACCGCCACCCCCGGCCGCTCCACATTGCCCACCATGCCCCATTCTGCCCCCACAGCCACCCTGCACACCAACGcatccatggccgccgccgccaccgtcttACCCCGGTCCATTGCCACCCACAGATCCTGTTCGATACGcatcaccaccaccgccaccgcatTACCCCGGCCCATTGCCACATGCAGACCCTGTTCGATACCCGtcaccaccgcctccaccgcatcACCAAAACCCATGGCCATCAGTACACCCAGTTCAATATGgatcgccgccgccccctccacTGCATTGA